From Megalops cyprinoides isolate fMegCyp1 chromosome 18, fMegCyp1.pri, whole genome shotgun sequence, one genomic window encodes:
- the mnd1 gene encoding meiotic nuclear division protein 1 homolog, whose translation MSKKKGLSLEEKRTRMMEIFFETKDVFQLKDIEKIAPKTKGITPMSVKEVLQSLVDDNMVDCERVGTSNYYWAFPSKALHARKRKLDELEKQHSDGKQRKAALQQAVEKAREGRQDTEERATLQKELQSLREQRAHLKAELDKYRECDPEVVEEIRKSNKTAKEAVNRWTDNVFAIKSWAKRKFGFEDSRINKAFGVPEEFDYID comes from the exons ATG TCAAAGAAGAAAGGCCTCAGTCTGGAGGAGAAGCGCACTCGAATGATGGAGATATTCTTTGAGACG AAAGATGTGTTTCAACTAAAGGACATAGAAAAGATCGCTCCAAAGACCAAAGGAATCA CGCCCATGTCCGTGAAGGAGGTGCTGCAAAGCCTGGTGGACGACAACATGGTGGACTGCGAGAGGGTGGGCACCTCCAACTACTACTGGGCGTTCCCCAGCAAGGCCCTTCACGCCAGGAAGCGCAAACTGGACGAGCTGGAGAAACAG CATTCTGATGGGAAACAGCGCAAAGCAGCCCTACAGCAGGCTGTTGAAAAGGCCAGAGAGGGACGTCAAGACACC GAGGAGAGGGCCACGCTACAGAAGGAGCTCCAGTCTCTGAGGGAACAGAGAGCCCACCTGAAAGCCGAGTTGGACAAGTATAGGGAGTGTGATccggaggtggtggaggagatAC GGAAGTCCAATAAAACTGCAAAGGAAGCCGTCAACAGATGGACAG ACAACGTGTTTGCCATCAAGTCCTGGGCCAAGAGGAAGTTTGGGTTCGAGGACAGCCGCATCAATAAAGCCTTTGGAGTCCCAGAGGAGTTTGATTACATAGACTGA